The following proteins come from a genomic window of Geminicoccaceae bacterium SCSIO 64248:
- a CDS encoding arginase family protein, producing the protein MTDSSAKTLRLLFPQWQGGNNPSYVFGAQMLAWLAPETSGPVETVAVAEPGEPLEMEEGIVARRALLAQAEDARRKIDAHRPDRVVVLGGDCSVDLVPFAYLNERYDGDLAVLWLDTHADVINAEVFPNAHAMVMGNLMGEGDADFAGLVKRPVKPENTMFAGRLDTFESLPEVRAMEARIFERLKLRTARPSELAETSAPVLDWLRSTGAKHLAIHFDLDVLDPAAFRSLLFANPDPSGAIGGVPSGRMTIAQVVRLLSDVSEVVDVVGLGITEHMPWDAMALKGMLAKLPLIGAPGR; encoded by the coding sequence ATGACCGACTCCAGCGCCAAGACCCTGCGCCTGCTCTTTCCGCAATGGCAGGGCGGCAACAACCCCTCCTACGTCTTCGGCGCGCAAATGCTCGCCTGGCTGGCGCCCGAGACATCGGGACCGGTCGAGACGGTCGCCGTCGCCGAGCCCGGCGAGCCCCTGGAGATGGAGGAGGGCATCGTCGCGCGCCGCGCGCTGCTCGCCCAGGCGGAGGACGCCCGGCGCAAGATCGACGCGCACCGGCCCGATCGCGTGGTCGTGCTGGGCGGGGACTGCTCGGTCGACCTCGTGCCGTTCGCCTATCTCAACGAGCGCTACGACGGCGACCTCGCCGTGCTCTGGCTCGACACCCATGCGGACGTGATCAACGCCGAGGTCTTCCCGAACGCCCACGCCATGGTCATGGGCAACCTCATGGGCGAGGGCGACGCCGACTTCGCCGGGCTGGTGAAGCGGCCGGTCAAGCCGGAGAACACGATGTTCGCCGGCCGGCTGGACACGTTCGAGAGCCTGCCCGAGGTCCGCGCGATGGAGGCCCGGATCTTCGAGCGGCTGAAGCTGCGCACCGCCCGTCCGTCCGAGCTGGCGGAGACGAGCGCGCCCGTGCTGGACTGGCTGCGCTCGACCGGCGCCAAGCACCTGGCGATCCATTTCGACCTCGACGTGCTCGACCCGGCCGCGTTCCGCTCGCTCCTGTTCGCCAATCCGGACCCGTCGGGGGCGATCGGCGGCGTGCCTTCGGGCCGGATGACCATCGCGCAGGTGGTCCGTCTCCTGTCCGACGTGTCCGAGGTCGTCGACGTGGTCGGGCTCGGCATCACGGAGCACATGCCCTGGGACGCGATGGCCTTGAAAGGGATGCTCGCGAAGCTGCCCCTGATCGGCGCGCCCGGGCGCTGA
- the hemA gene encoding 5-aminolevulinate synthase produces MDYEHVFRSTVAAIRAEGRYRVFADLERIAGRFPRARHHHPAGAREVTIWCSNDYLGMGQHPAVLEGAARAVRSYGAGAGGTRNISGTTHLHVLLERELAGLHGTQAALLFSSGFVANDAALSTLGKLLPGCIIYSDAKNHASMIDGIRRSGCAKHVFRHNDLDHLESLLAAAPAGTPKLIAFESVYSMDGDIGHIEAICDLAERYGAMTYLDEVHAVGMYGPGGAGIAAARGQAHRITVMQGTLAKAFGCMGGYIAGSAALIDAIRSTASGFIFTTSLPPAIVGAALESVRHLRASPALRDRHQERAATLKRLLAEAGLPVMPSESHIVPVLVGDPVSCKAITDRLLEEFRIYVQPINYPTVPKGTERLRLTPTPLHEDTAMAELVRSLAHIWQDMSLASAA; encoded by the coding sequence ATGGACTACGAGCACGTCTTCCGATCGACCGTCGCCGCCATCCGGGCGGAGGGTCGGTATCGCGTGTTCGCCGATCTCGAACGCATCGCCGGTCGCTTCCCGCGCGCGCGCCACCATCATCCGGCCGGCGCGCGCGAGGTGACGATCTGGTGCTCGAACGACTATCTCGGCATGGGCCAGCACCCGGCCGTGCTCGAAGGCGCCGCGCGCGCCGTCCGGTCCTACGGCGCCGGCGCCGGCGGTACGCGCAACATCTCCGGCACGACCCATCTCCACGTCCTGCTCGAGCGCGAGCTGGCCGGTCTGCACGGCACGCAGGCCGCCCTCCTCTTCTCCTCGGGTTTCGTCGCCAACGACGCCGCCTTGTCGACCCTGGGCAAGCTGTTGCCCGGCTGCATCATCTATTCCGACGCCAAGAACCACGCCTCGATGATCGACGGCATCAGGCGGAGCGGCTGCGCCAAGCACGTCTTCCGGCACAACGACCTCGACCATCTCGAGAGCCTGCTGGCGGCAGCGCCGGCGGGCACGCCCAAGCTGATCGCGTTCGAGAGCGTCTACTCCATGGACGGCGATATCGGCCACATCGAGGCGATCTGCGATCTTGCCGAGCGCTACGGCGCCATGACCTACCTGGACGAGGTCCACGCGGTCGGCATGTACGGCCCAGGCGGCGCCGGGATCGCGGCCGCGCGCGGCCAGGCGCACCGGATCACCGTCATGCAGGGCACGCTCGCCAAGGCGTTCGGCTGCATGGGCGGCTATATCGCGGGCTCGGCGGCGCTGATCGACGCGATCCGCTCGACCGCGTCGGGCTTCATCTTCACCACATCGCTGCCGCCGGCGATCGTCGGCGCGGCCCTGGAGAGCGTCCGCCACCTGCGCGCCAGCCCGGCCCTGCGCGACAGGCACCAGGAGCGCGCGGCGACGCTCAAGCGGCTGCTGGCCGAGGCCGGCCTGCCCGTCATGCCGTCCGAGAGCCACATCGTGCCCGTGCTGGTGGGCGATCCGGTTTCCTGCAAGGCGATCACCGACCGGCTGCTCGAGGAGTTCCGGATCTACGTCCAGCCGATCAACTACCCGACCGTGCCGAAGGGCACCGAGCGGCTGAGGCTGACGCCGACGCCCTTGCACGAAGACACGGCGATGGCCGAGCTGGTCCGGAGCCTCGCGCATATCTGGCAGGACATGTCCTTGGCATCGGCCGCCTGA
- a CDS encoding entericidin A/B family lipoprotein — protein sequence MTDHSTGVTTEKRRALTPFLALALLLGTLALGACNTMEGAGDDLSAAGDAMSDSAEDNKGY from the coding sequence ATGACCGACCATTCGACCGGCGTTACGACCGAGAAGCGCCGCGCGCTGACCCCCTTCCTCGCCTTGGCCCTGCTCCTGGGCACCCTGGCGCTCGGCGCCTGCAACACGATGGAGGGCGCGGGCGACGACCTGTCGGCCGCCGGCGACGCCATGTCGGACTCGGCCGAGGACAACAAGGGCTACTGA
- a CDS encoding ABC transporter ATP-binding protein, with protein MLAVEGIQAGYGGSQVLFDVGFTVEAGEVVALLGRNGMGKTTTVRALTGLLPLQAGSVRMDGHELAGRPPFVRARAGLGLVPEGRQVFLTLSVTENLVATARGRGWTQARVFGLFPRLAERKRHQGSQLSGGEQQMLAIGRALMTNPRLLILDEATEGLAPLVRAEIWACLRDLKAEGQAILVIDKNLKALAALADHHVVIEKGRVAWTGTSDALAADPGTVERFLHV; from the coding sequence ATGCTGGCGGTCGAAGGAATCCAGGCGGGCTATGGCGGCAGCCAAGTGCTGTTCGACGTCGGCTTCACGGTCGAAGCGGGCGAGGTCGTGGCCCTGCTCGGGCGCAACGGCATGGGCAAGACCACCACCGTGCGCGCACTCACGGGCCTTTTGCCGCTCCAGGCCGGCAGCGTGCGCATGGACGGGCACGAACTGGCCGGGCGGCCGCCCTTCGTCCGTGCCCGTGCCGGCCTCGGTCTGGTGCCGGAAGGCCGGCAGGTCTTCCTGACGCTGAGCGTCACCGAGAACCTGGTCGCGACCGCGAGGGGCCGGGGCTGGACGCAGGCGCGCGTGTTCGGCCTGTTTCCACGACTGGCCGAGCGCAAGCGGCATCAGGGCTCCCAGCTCTCGGGGGGCGAGCAGCAGATGCTGGCGATCGGGCGGGCGCTGATGACCAATCCGCGCCTGCTCATCCTCGACGAGGCGACCGAAGGGCTGGCGCCTCTGGTCCGCGCCGAGATCTGGGCCTGCCTGCGGGACCTGAAGGCCGAAGGCCAGGCGATCCTGGTGATCGACAAGAACCTCAAGGCGCTCGCCGCCCTGGCCGACCACCATGTCGTGATCGAGAAGGGCCGGGTCGCCTGGACCGGCACCAGCGACGCGCTCGCCGCCGATCCCGGAACGGTCGAGCGCTTCCTTCACGTCTGA
- a CDS encoding pyridoxamine 5'-phosphate oxidase family protein: MAKQFPSITPKHDAFIRRQHVFFTASAAASGRVNVSPRETGALRILDPNAVCYLDQTGSGSETAAHLLADGRLTLMFCAFEGPPLILRLYGRGESIVRGTQAYAHLLAEHYGGLEPLGARQIVRLAIDLVQTSCGFGVPLFDYKAERDNLHRWAAARGDDGLRAYQREKNAFSMDGLPTGLVTEDEAAE, translated from the coding sequence ATGGCCAAGCAGTTTCCGTCGATCACGCCCAAGCACGACGCCTTCATTCGGCGCCAGCACGTGTTCTTCACGGCCTCGGCGGCGGCATCCGGACGGGTCAACGTCTCACCGCGCGAGACCGGGGCCCTGCGCATCCTGGACCCGAACGCGGTCTGCTATCTCGACCAGACCGGCAGCGGCAGCGAGACGGCGGCGCATCTCCTGGCCGACGGGCGGCTGACCCTCATGTTCTGCGCGTTCGAGGGACCGCCGCTCATCCTGCGGCTCTACGGTCGGGGCGAGAGCATCGTGCGCGGCACGCAGGCCTATGCGCATCTTCTCGCCGAACATTATGGCGGCCTGGAGCCCTTGGGCGCGCGCCAGATCGTCCGGCTCGCGATCGATCTCGTCCAGACCTCCTGCGGCTTCGGCGTGCCCCTGTTCGACTACAAGGCCGAGCGCGACAACCTGCATCGCTGGGCTGCGGCCAGGGGCGACGACGGGCTCAGGGCGTACCAGCGCGAAAAGAACGCGTTCAGCATGGACGGGCTGCCGACCGGGCTGGTGACGGAGGACGAGGCGGCCGAGTAG
- a CDS encoding ABC transporter substrate-binding protein — MRVMRNGLSAAAMLACAGAPALAADPIKVGVVATLSGPSAVLGQQVRDGFQLAIRQMGGQLGGVPTEVIVVDDEQKSDVAVGRVQTLLERDQVDFVVGPVFSNVAQAIAKPITESETFMISANAGPSTLAGADCSPFFFSSAYQNDQVHAVLGKYAQDQGYPDVVLMTPNYQAGKDAMAGFKRYYQGEVVDEIFTQLGQLDFSAELARIAAYQPAALYTFMPGGMGVNLVKQFSQAGLTGTIPFLSAFTVDETTLPAEQDAALGLYGGANWAPTMNNPQSKTFVDAYEQAYGSVPGLYAMQGFDAALLIDSVVDAVGGDLEDKAAMRTAFLAADFISLRGDFAFSKNGFPIQDFYLVQAAKRADGKYQTEIVSKVFEDYADDYVGACTID; from the coding sequence ATGCGTGTCATGAGAAACGGGCTGTCGGCGGCAGCCATGCTCGCCTGTGCCGGCGCGCCGGCGCTGGCTGCGGATCCCATCAAGGTCGGCGTGGTCGCCACCCTGTCGGGCCCGTCGGCCGTGCTGGGCCAGCAGGTCCGCGACGGCTTCCAGCTCGCCATCCGCCAGATGGGCGGCCAACTCGGCGGCGTGCCGACCGAGGTCATCGTCGTCGACGACGAGCAGAAGTCGGACGTCGCGGTCGGCCGCGTCCAGACCTTGCTCGAGCGGGATCAGGTCGATTTCGTGGTCGGACCGGTCTTCTCGAACGTCGCGCAGGCGATCGCCAAGCCGATCACCGAGAGCGAGACCTTCATGATCAGCGCCAATGCCGGTCCGTCGACCCTGGCGGGCGCGGACTGCAGCCCGTTCTTCTTCTCGAGCGCCTATCAGAACGATCAGGTCCACGCCGTGCTCGGCAAGTACGCCCAGGACCAGGGCTACCCGGACGTCGTGCTGATGACGCCCAACTACCAGGCCGGCAAGGACGCCATGGCCGGGTTCAAGCGCTACTACCAAGGCGAGGTGGTCGACGAGATCTTCACCCAGCTGGGCCAGCTCGACTTCTCGGCCGAGCTCGCCCGCATCGCCGCGTACCAGCCCGCGGCCCTGTATACCTTCATGCCGGGCGGCATGGGCGTGAACCTGGTCAAGCAGTTCAGCCAGGCCGGTCTGACCGGCACGATCCCGTTCCTCTCCGCCTTCACGGTCGACGAGACCACGCTGCCTGCCGAGCAGGATGCGGCGCTCGGCCTGTATGGCGGCGCCAACTGGGCGCCGACCATGAACAATCCGCAATCCAAGACCTTCGTCGACGCCTATGAGCAGGCCTACGGCTCGGTGCCCGGCCTCTACGCGATGCAGGGCTTCGACGCCGCGCTTCTGATCGACAGCGTGGTCGATGCCGTGGGCGGCGATCTCGAAGACAAGGCGGCGATGCGCACGGCCTTCCTCGCCGCCGACTTCATCTCGCTGCGCGGCGACTTCGCGTTCAGCAAGAACGGCTTCCCGATCCAGGACTTCTATCTGGTCCAGGCGGCCAAGCGCGCCGACGGCAAGTACCAGACCGAGATCGTCAGCAAGGTGTTCGAGGACTACGCCGACGACTATGTCGGCGCCTGCACGATCGACTGA
- a CDS encoding branched-chain amino acid ABC transporter permease — protein MLRRNALPIVLFAVLAVAPVAAVLLGEPHLLGVLTRVVIFALAALSLDLILGQGGLVSFGHAAFMGLGAYTAAILASHGVHDALVQLPAALFVCTLFALATGAICLRTEGVYFIMITLAFAQMAYFFTTSLSAYGGDDGLSLAARTTLLGAPILDAASGLYAVSFSLLLGAYLLTRTVAVSRFGRVLRGIRQNRTRMEAIGFAPVRFQLAAYVLAGCLAGLSGVLLANQVGFVSPSLLSWQRSGELIVMVVLGGLGSLHGAVMGAALYILLEDVLAEVSQHWRIVFGPLLVLVALFARQGIAGLIERRREP, from the coding sequence GTGCTCCGCCGCAACGCCCTGCCGATCGTCCTGTTCGCCGTCCTGGCCGTGGCGCCGGTCGCTGCCGTGCTCCTGGGCGAGCCGCATCTTCTGGGCGTGCTGACCCGGGTCGTCATCTTCGCCCTCGCCGCCCTGTCGCTCGACCTCATCCTGGGCCAGGGCGGCCTGGTCAGCTTCGGCCATGCCGCCTTCATGGGGCTGGGCGCCTACACCGCCGCGATCCTCGCCAGCCACGGCGTCCACGACGCGCTGGTCCAGCTGCCGGCCGCGCTCTTCGTCTGCACCCTGTTCGCGCTCGCGACCGGCGCGATCTGCCTGCGCACCGAAGGCGTGTACTTCATTATGATCACGCTCGCCTTCGCCCAGATGGCCTACTTCTTCACGACCTCGCTCTCGGCCTATGGCGGCGACGACGGCCTCAGCCTGGCCGCGCGCACCACCCTTCTCGGCGCGCCGATCCTCGACGCCGCCTCGGGGCTGTACGCGGTCTCCTTCTCCCTGCTCCTCGGCGCCTATCTCCTGACCCGGACCGTCGCCGTCTCGCGCTTCGGCCGGGTGCTGCGGGGCATCCGCCAGAATCGGACACGGATGGAGGCGATCGGCTTCGCTCCGGTCCGTTTCCAGCTTGCGGCCTATGTACTGGCCGGTTGCCTTGCCGGCCTGTCCGGCGTGCTGCTGGCGAACCAGGTCGGCTTCGTCAGCCCGTCTTTGCTGAGCTGGCAGCGCTCGGGCGAACTGATCGTCATGGTCGTCCTGGGCGGGCTCGGCTCGCTGCACGGCGCCGTCATGGGCGCTGCCCTCTACATCCTGCTGGAGGACGTCCTGGCCGAGGTCAGTCAGCACTGGCGGATCGTGTTCGGCCCGCTCCTGGTCCTGGTCGCGCTGTTCGCCCGGCAGGGGATCGCGGGCCTGATCGAGCGGCGGCGCGAGCCGTGA
- a CDS encoding branched-chain amino acid ABC transporter permease: MPLTLVLVQTLNGLQLGVLLFLVAAGLTLVFGVMDVINLAHGVLYMAGAYCAALFTMMTGSVWTGFALALVASFATGLVLELLVVRHLYGRDHLAQVLATFGVILFMNEAVRLLFGAAPLSVPVPDALSGAIVLMPGLLYPTYRLAIIGAGLAVAVLLYILVNHTRIGMRVRAGASNAPMVSALGVDIGRLFTLVFAFGAALAGLAGLLIAPLTSVESGMGDNLLILAFVVIVIGGVGSIRGAFIAALLIGLIDTLGRSFAGDLLRLVMSPSAASQAGRAIAPMLIYVLMAAVLFFRPSGLFPVRR; this comes from the coding sequence ATGCCGCTCACCCTGGTCCTCGTGCAGACCCTGAACGGCCTGCAGCTGGGCGTGCTGCTCTTCCTGGTCGCCGCCGGGCTGACCCTGGTGTTCGGCGTCATGGACGTGATCAACCTCGCCCACGGCGTGCTCTACATGGCGGGCGCGTATTGCGCGGCCCTGTTCACGATGATGACCGGCAGCGTGTGGACCGGCTTCGCGCTGGCGCTCGTCGCCTCGTTCGCGACCGGCCTCGTGCTCGAGCTTCTGGTCGTGCGCCATCTCTACGGCCGGGACCATCTCGCCCAGGTTCTGGCGACGTTCGGCGTCATCTTGTTCATGAACGAGGCGGTCCGGCTCCTGTTCGGCGCCGCCCCTCTGTCCGTGCCGGTGCCCGACGCGCTCTCGGGCGCGATCGTCCTGATGCCGGGGCTGCTGTACCCGACCTACCGCCTCGCCATCATCGGCGCCGGACTTGCCGTGGCCGTCCTGCTCTACATCCTGGTCAACCACACGCGGATCGGCATGCGGGTCCGCGCGGGCGCCTCGAATGCGCCGATGGTGAGCGCGCTCGGCGTCGACATCGGCCGGCTGTTCACCCTGGTCTTCGCCTTCGGCGCCGCGCTCGCGGGCTTGGCCGGGCTGCTGATCGCGCCCTTGACCTCGGTCGAATCCGGCATGGGCGACAATCTCCTGATCCTGGCCTTCGTCGTCATCGTGATCGGCGGCGTCGGCTCGATCCGGGGCGCCTTCATCGCCGCCCTCCTGATCGGCCTGATCGACACGCTGGGCCGCTCCTTCGCCGGCGACCTTCTGCGCCTGGTCATGAGCCCGTCCGCCGCGAGCCAGGCCGGCCGCGCGATCGCCCCCATGCTGATCTACGTCCTGATGGCCGCCGTGCTGTTCTTCCGTCCTTCCGGCCTGTTCCCGGTCCGGCGCTGA
- a CDS encoding LysR family transcriptional regulator, with product MPGANLNDILVFMAVVDGGSFVAGGRATGMTRSAAGKAVGRLEDRLGARLLNRTTRALSLTDEGRAYYERGRDILQAVEDADASVAGRAGTPRGLLRLTLPAAYGRLVILPLIGRYLDDWPELQVEASMSDRPADIVEEGFDLAIRVGGAVSDSRLVSRVVARYGVKLVAAPSYLAGRGEPKDLDGLAGHDRLIFSSRARRQSWRFRDGHGGWIKAPGRSRVGLDSGEALRDAALGGLGIALLPDFLTTGDLAAGRLRHVLPNLDAGELEVTALYPSRRLLEPRVRRFIDLLARELRA from the coding sequence ATGCCGGGCGCGAACCTGAACGACATCCTCGTGTTCATGGCGGTCGTCGACGGCGGCAGCTTCGTTGCCGGAGGCCGTGCGACGGGCATGACCCGATCGGCGGCAGGCAAGGCCGTCGGCCGCCTGGAAGACAGGCTGGGCGCGCGGCTTCTGAATCGCACGACACGCGCCTTGAGCCTTACGGATGAGGGCCGCGCCTATTACGAGCGCGGCCGGGACATCCTGCAGGCGGTCGAGGACGCGGACGCCAGCGTGGCCGGACGCGCCGGCACGCCGCGCGGCCTGTTGCGCCTTACCCTTCCGGCCGCGTACGGACGGCTCGTGATCCTTCCGCTGATCGGCCGCTACCTCGATGACTGGCCCGAGCTTCAGGTCGAGGCCAGCATGAGCGACCGTCCGGCCGACATCGTCGAGGAAGGCTTCGACCTCGCCATCCGGGTCGGCGGCGCGGTCTCCGACTCCCGGCTCGTCTCCCGCGTCGTTGCCCGCTACGGCGTCAAGCTGGTGGCCGCGCCCTCCTATCTGGCCGGACGTGGCGAGCCGAAGGATCTGGACGGGCTTGCCGGGCATGACCGGCTGATCTTCAGCAGCCGGGCTCGGCGGCAAAGCTGGCGCTTCCGCGACGGGCACGGCGGATGGATCAAGGCGCCGGGTCGCAGCCGCGTCGGCCTGGACAGCGGCGAAGCCCTGCGTGACGCGGCCCTTGGCGGGCTCGGCATCGCCCTCCTGCCGGACTTTCTCACAACCGGCGACCTGGCCGCCGGCCGCCTTCGCCATGTCCTGCCGAACCTCGATGCCGGCGAGCTCGAGGTCACGGCGCTCTATCCCAGCCGGCGCCTGCTCGAGCCACGCGTGCGCCGGTTCATCGACCTCCTCGCCCGTGAGCTTCGCGCCTGA
- a CDS encoding alpha/beta hydrolase — protein MNEPIDYEREYDNRARFPEFPDVLALWLREAKRFRADARAELDIAYGPSPRQRLDLYLPDGDHGEAPVALLIHGGYWQRLDGRTYAHFARGLVESGLRVAVPSYDLCPSVPVGTIVTQMQRCALLLWQRFGRRLVAVGHSAGGHLAACLAGTDWRALDNGAPADLVRVCVPISGLFDLPPLVGTTVNQALRLDMEEAVRQSPVLWRPLPDGLRLSAHVGGRESSEYVRQSRDLARAWQTAGAATALRVVEGASHFSILDELLAPDSVMTQDILENAAQAAILPR, from the coding sequence ATGAACGAGCCGATCGACTACGAGCGCGAGTACGACAACCGCGCGCGCTTCCCCGAATTTCCCGATGTCTTGGCGCTGTGGTTGCGGGAGGCCAAGCGCTTCCGCGCGGACGCGCGGGCGGAGCTCGACATCGCCTACGGGCCGAGCCCGCGCCAGCGCCTGGATCTCTACCTTCCGGACGGCGACCACGGCGAGGCGCCGGTGGCGCTTCTGATCCATGGCGGCTACTGGCAACGCCTGGACGGGCGGACCTACGCCCATTTCGCACGAGGCCTGGTCGAAAGCGGCCTTCGCGTCGCCGTGCCCAGCTACGACTTGTGCCCCTCCGTGCCGGTCGGCACGATCGTCACCCAGATGCAGCGCTGCGCGCTCTTGCTCTGGCAGCGTTTCGGCCGCCGGCTCGTCGCGGTCGGCCACTCGGCCGGCGGCCATCTCGCCGCCTGCCTGGCCGGCACGGACTGGCGGGCGCTGGACAACGGCGCGCCTGCCGACCTGGTCCGGGTCTGCGTGCCCATCTCCGGGCTGTTCGACCTGCCGCCCTTGGTGGGCACCACCGTCAACCAGGCGCTGCGCCTCGACATGGAGGAGGCCGTGCGCCAGAGCCCCGTGCTGTGGCGTCCGCTGCCCGACGGGCTGCGCCTCTCCGCCCATGTCGGCGGCCGCGAATCGAGCGAGTATGTCCGGCAGTCGCGCGACCTTGCCCGGGCCTGGCAGACGGCCGGGGCGGCGACCGCCTTGCGCGTGGTCGAGGGTGCCTCGCATTTCAGCATTCTCGACGAGTTGCTGGCGCCCGACAGCGTCATGACCCAGGACATCTTGGAAAACGCGGCGCAAGCCGCCATCCTGCCGCGCTGA
- a CDS encoding aldo/keto reductase, which yields MEERQIGRSDLWTAPLVFGGNVFGWTADEPTSHRLLDHFVDTGFNAVDTADVYSKWVDGNHGGESETIIGNWVAKGGKRDRILLLTKVGMEMGDGGKGLARDYIVRSVENSLRRLQTDYVDLYQSHADDPDVSIDEPLEAYERLIKEGKVRFIGASNFTAERLGSALDASEAKGLPRYESLQPHYNLYERADFEAALAGLCRERQLGVITYFSLASGFLTGKYRSEADLGKSRRGDRVKGFLDDRGKRILAALDSVAADTGAKPAQIALAWLIAQPSVTAPIVSATSTAQWDEIAKAATLTLDDRAVKTLTDASAP from the coding sequence ATGGAAGAACGCCAGATCGGCCGTTCGGATCTGTGGACCGCGCCGCTCGTGTTCGGCGGCAACGTGTTCGGCTGGACCGCGGACGAGCCGACCTCGCACCGCCTGCTCGACCATTTCGTCGACACGGGCTTCAACGCGGTCGACACGGCGGACGTCTACTCCAAATGGGTCGACGGCAACCACGGCGGCGAATCCGAGACGATCATCGGCAACTGGGTCGCGAAGGGCGGCAAGCGCGACCGCATCCTCCTCCTGACCAAGGTCGGCATGGAGATGGGCGACGGCGGCAAGGGCCTGGCGCGCGACTACATCGTGCGGTCGGTCGAAAATTCGCTGCGCCGCCTGCAGACCGACTATGTCGACCTCTACCAGTCGCATGCCGACGACCCCGACGTGTCGATCGACGAGCCGCTCGAGGCCTATGAGCGGCTGATCAAGGAGGGCAAGGTCCGCTTCATCGGCGCGTCCAACTTCACCGCCGAGCGCCTGGGTTCGGCGCTGGACGCCAGCGAGGCGAAGGGTCTGCCGCGCTATGAGAGCCTGCAGCCGCACTACAACCTGTACGAGCGGGCCGATTTCGAGGCGGCGCTGGCGGGCCTGTGCCGGGAACGCCAGCTGGGCGTCATCACCTATTTCAGCCTGGCCAGCGGCTTCCTGACCGGCAAGTACCGCTCCGAGGCCGATCTCGGCAAGAGCAGGCGGGGCGATCGGGTCAAGGGGTTCCTGGACGACCGGGGCAAGCGCATCCTGGCGGCGCTGGACAGCGTGGCTGCCGACACCGGCGCCAAGCCCGCCCAGATCGCGCTCGCCTGGCTGATCGCCCAGCCTTCGGTCACGGCCCCCATCGTCAGCGCGACCTCGACCGCGCAGTGGGATGAGATCGCCAAGGCGGCGACGCTCACCCTCGACGACCGCGCGGTGAAGACGCTGACCGACGCCAGCGCGCCCTGA
- a CDS encoding ABC transporter ATP-binding protein produces the protein MTSAASLRLEAMSKRFGALTVTDAVSLAVPAGELHAVIGPNGAGKTTLMHQVSGLVPSDAGRVLLGERDVTGLAMPERVRAGLARSFQITSVLPDFSARANVALAVQARSGTSFRFWGRADDEADLNREADRLLAEVGLDGRGHVAAGHLSHGENRALELAIALATDPAVLLLDEPLAGTGHEEGRALIRLIASLKGRLTILLIEHDMDAVFALADRVSVLVYGRVVATDTPEAIRADPEVRAAYLGDETV, from the coding sequence GTGACCTCGGCCGCGTCCTTGCGCCTGGAGGCGATGTCGAAGCGCTTCGGCGCCCTGACCGTGACCGACGCCGTCAGCCTCGCCGTGCCTGCGGGCGAACTGCACGCCGTCATCGGACCGAACGGCGCCGGCAAGACGACGCTCATGCATCAGGTCTCGGGCCTCGTGCCCTCGGACGCGGGCCGGGTCCTGCTCGGCGAGCGCGACGTCACCGGTCTGGCCATGCCCGAGCGGGTCCGGGCCGGCCTCGCCCGCAGCTTCCAGATCACCTCGGTCCTGCCGGACTTCAGCGCTCGCGCCAATGTCGCGCTGGCGGTCCAGGCCCGCTCCGGCACGAGCTTCCGCTTTTGGGGCCGCGCCGACGACGAGGCGGACCTGAACCGCGAGGCTGATCGCCTGCTGGCCGAGGTCGGCCTGGACGGGCGCGGGCACGTGGCGGCCGGCCACCTTTCCCACGGCGAGAATCGCGCGCTCGAGCTTGCCATCGCCCTGGCGACCGATCCCGCCGTCCTGCTGCTCGACGAGCCGCTCGCCGGCACAGGGCACGAGGAGGGCAGGGCGCTGATCCGCCTGATTGCGAGCCTCAAGGGCCGGCTCACCATCCTGCTCATCGAACACGACATGGATGCCGTGTTCGCCCTGGCCGACCGTGTCTCCGTGCTCGTCTATGGCCGCGTCGTCGCCACGGACACGCCCGAGGCCATCCGGGCCGACCCGGAGGTCCGTGCGGCCTATCTCGGCGACGAGACCGTCTGA